The following is a genomic window from Falco cherrug isolate bFalChe1 chromosome 9, bFalChe1.pri, whole genome shotgun sequence.
tcacacGCCCTGGCCTCCACCCACCCTTGCCAGGGCCTCCCGGTTTGTTTATAACTCTCTCATAAGGGAGCCCCTGGACTGGGCCAAGCGGTTTGGATGTGGTGTCACAAACGAGGTGTTCACTTTGCTTTACCTGCCGGCGACGTCCCTGCCAACACGGGTGAGAACCGGGCTTTGCTGGCACCAGGCCGCAGCGCCGGTCGCAtccaccctgctgccctgggcctCCACGGCCCCCACTACACAGCTGCGCCCCAGCCAGCCGGcacccagcctctgctgccgTCCGGGTCACCGCGTCCCCAGCGACCTCGCGTTCGCATCCTTTCCAATTCCCGAAGGCTTCTGTGAGCCCCCTTCTCCAGCCTAGCATGCTCCCTACGAGcggtcaccacagccccccGCCCACCGACTCCTCACCCCTATCACGGGATGCGAGAGCTTCCCAAGAGCCGGGTGACGCGGCGGGTCCCTCGGCTTCCCAGCCGCTTCCCACCTCGGCCCGCCCGGGGGGCCCGCGACGGCCGCGGCGGCCCCTGGCAGCGCCTCAGCGCCGGCCCTACCTGCCCGCCCGGAAGTGCCGCCGCCGGCGACCGGAAGCGCGACCCGCGCGTGCGCGCTCCCCCGCGGCTGCCGCCCGgccgcgcgccccgccccccgcgcccggcgCCATGCTGCGGCTGCCGGCCGGGCtgcgccgccgcctgcgggaggggccgcccccgccccccgcgccgcccccgccccgcgccccgccggccccgccggccccgccctTCGCCTTCGCCCCCCGCCGCCTGCGCCTCGGCGCGCACCACCCGGTCCTCGAGGTGagcggccgccgccggcgggcccggggccTCCCCGCGCCGGGCGAGCCCCTCGGGCCGGCCCCTGGGCCCGGCCTGTAcggggagcggcggccgcgCTCCCTCAGAGTGCCCGCAGGCCTCTCCGCGGCGGCCTGCCTCCGCCGGGCGGCGGGGTCTGCCCTGCCCGGGCGGGGTCTGCCCTGCGAAGGGGCCGGCCTGCCCACCGCCTCGCTCTCCTCTCCTAGGATGGGGACGTGCACAGGCACCTCTACCTCCAGGGTGTCCTCACCAGCCTGGCGGAGGTGGCGGAGAGACCCAAGTAAGTGAGGccgggcccgcccgccgccctgGCATCGCCCTGACCGGCGGTGCGCCTCCTGGTTCGGGTGTCCCGCGGCGTGTGACCTGGGTGGCCTGGCGCTGTGGGTGTGAGCCCTGCCTGCTCGCCTTGTAcgggtgcagggctgggctgggtgctcTTCCACTTGCCTGCGGGCTTTAGAGGCCATGGATGTGAAATAAGCTAAAAGGGAGAAGGGGTGGATGCGTTGCAATGAGGTGATACAGTTTGCAAACTGCAGTGTCTTGCTGAAAAGGTCAGAAGTCGGTATTACGTGCTGCAGTCAGCTGGCTGTTTGAATACTGCCTTCTTGTGCTTGCTGGATATGGTGTCATTTCACCGAGAGTTCCCCATAAACACAGAAGGCATCTATAATATATCTGAAAATTGGGATTGTAGCTAAACAAGAGGATTTATGTGGCATGTTATTATTTACCCAGTCTGAATAGTGAGAGAGCTGTGTGGTACAGACAGCCCCAATTGGGAAAGCTAAGCCTGGGAGAGAACCTCTGTCTTGCTTTAAAATCAGCTCTTGTATATAAAACTGAGGAAATACTTTAAGGATTGTGTGAGTTTATCCTACATGCCTGTTAAATAGCATTGGCACAAAGTTTTAAATCCACAGCTGCAAGGTGGACTTAAGGTGAAACAGCTTATTTCTTGCATTGCTGCTTGTTCATTCTTAATCAAAGCACCACGTAACAGGACAATAATATATATGATGCTCAAACCATACTGGCAAAATGCCAGCACCGTTGTAATCTTCATTCCGTTGCACCTTGCATTTGAGTATTATTCACCAAAAATGCCACAAGTAAATAAAGTCATCTAGAGGGATATATGCAGTGTAAAAGAAGGCTCTAATTTAATTTGAGATGTGGATGTCCTGATTTTCCCACAGGGTGTCTGAATTCAGTTGTCACATCTCTGGATGCTGCCAGGTCTTTGATACAGTGGAAGGCTACGAGCACCACTACAACACGCTGCACAGGAACGTCTGCTCGTTCTGCAAGCGTTCCTTTCCATCTGGACATCTCTTGGATATTCACATCTTAGAGTGGCATGACTCACTTTTCCAGATAATGGCTGAGAAGCAAAACATGGTGAGTCGCCATGCCTAGCCCTTCGCTCATGGCTGGTGTGCATGGCATGGGTGTGCACCCTTAGAGATTGACAGTTTGGGGAGGGCGCCCATGTCCCCAGCTGACCTCTCTTGCCTTTTCCAGTTatgcctttttggtttttttctcccgTGCCTTTCAGTACAAGTGTTTGGTAGAAGGCTGTGCAGAGAAGTTCAAGAGCAGCAAGGACAGAAAGGATCACTTGGTCACTGTTCACCTTTATCCTGCTGACTTTCGGTTTGATAGACCAAAGAAAGTGAAAAGGTAACTGCAGAACTGCAATAGCTCAGCTGGTTTTCCCCTGTAGAGGCGATGATGTGCTTCTCTGCTGTCACACTTTCTTTCCAGATTAAGCAAGTTTATATCCTAAGAGGCTCAGAAAtgatgttttctgctgcttgtgaGAACAGGTAAACTTGCAAGTATTTCTGTGGCAATATTTTACTTTATCCTAATGTTGAAGCACGTCTTATTTCTCTCTCCATGTGgctccaggctctgctccctccaaGTGGAAATGTAAAGCCCAGCATCTTGCTGTattgtttcctgcttttctctccaaCCCTTTGCAATATTCCTGTTCCCCAAAAGCACAAGTAGAGCAGAGGGAGGCTTTGTAAGTTTGGTGATCAGCTTTCTCAGCTGGCCATTCATTTCAAGCACTGCTTTCACCACAGGGATTAATACAAGGACTGATGTTTAACACTTTCATGAGAAACCTGGGTGATGGGATGGAGAGAAGATTTCTTGCCTGGCAGAGTGGTGTGTCCCTGGGATGGGTGCCCAAAGAGATAGGGACTGGGTCTGTGGAGTCTTTCAGAGCTTGCTTGGGTAGCCAGGCTGGTGTGAACCCTGTTGAACCATCTAGTGCAACCCTCTGCTCAGAGGGTTGAACTAGAGACCTTCAGagctcctttcctttctgtgtgttAATAGTTAGAAGTGATGTAATGCAGCTCTGAACATGGATACAGCTGATTACAGAAGCAGTGAGGGGATGCGGGAGGCTGTCGGTTACTGCCATCATGTCACAGCCTGACGTTCTGGGGGCAAGTGTGGCAACAAAAAATGAAGTGTGTTCTGGTCCGAACACTTTAGGGTGCAGCAAACTGAAAAGGGAAGAGCTGCTCAAAGACTTTACAAGCAGGCCCAACTGCCCTTTAGTAAAAGTGGCTTGACATttagagaagaaagaaactgcTGGCTGCAAATGCTGCCTACTCCTTAACCAGGGATGAAAAGCTAGTGGTCACCTTTGGCTGCAGCATGACATCAGCAGTATGGTACAGTAAAGGACAGTCCTCTCAGGGAATCGAGACCATTGAATGAGTCACGCTTTATGGACTGAAGAAAAGAATCTGGGGACAAATGCAGCAACCCTGAATACTTAAGTAGAAACTCATACAAGCCTATCATGCAGCTCTCAAGCAGCCTTTTTGGCTGCTCCTGGTGGTTTGCACAGCCAAACTGTGCCTCCGTGCAGTAACTCACCCAAGCTGGGACTTGACCTGTTTCATCATAAAATAACTTCAATTTCCTTTGCTCTGGGCTTACGTGGCAGGTACTGAGAAAGGATGTACAATTTTGTCTCTACAGTGGCCCCAAGCATGTGAGCTCTCCCACGAAGCAGGGTGCCCGCGTGCCAGTAGATGTGAGCATGGAGACATCGGAACAGTTCCAAGTGGACCCCATGGAAACAGGGCCCAGTGAGAACATGGAGATCcctcagcctgcagccagccctggacCCTTGGTGCCAGAGAAACGACTGTATAAATCCAGGTCTGTACTGTTGTCTTGCACAGGCAAAAATTTCTGGGGCTGGGACTGTATCATCTTAACTGCATTTTGCAGTGCCTAGTGCAGGATGGCTCGGTATTTCTGCGTTGGAGATAAAAGAGGTAGGATTTCCATGTatgttttaaaagccatttttcaaagagaaaagcataaaCAAGGACAGAGTGTGCCTATTCCATGAAAGCTGTGTCAGTAAGCCTCTGTTAGTCTGCCCACCCATGATTTCCTCCCAGGGTACTGCAGAATGATGTGTATCTGAAGATAGTAACTCTCCTAAAATACCTAAACAAGTTTTGTTCCTGCTTTGTAACACTTTCCCTTCCTAGCTGCCTCAGGGCTGAGCTGGTGCCTTTTATTGTAGCTGTCTGTGCTGACGTGCAGTCACAGAACAATGCACAAACAAAGGTGAACATCCTACTCTGAATCTTAGGTTTAGCAAGGCCAGAGCAGCATTGCTGTTTTATTGTGAttttagtggggttttttttacataaaatcttTACATTGCCTGATGCTGCCTTGACTTTTGAAATCCCCCTTGTTATGTGCTGTAAAACCTGTATGAGATACAAGGTAGCTGTCAAAAGGTCCCATCCTCTTCCCAGCACCTGGATCAGTGTcattttcttcatcattttAATCATCTCACAGCATAAAGGTTAATACGGTTTTGCCTGAACTATTCCAGTTAGCAAAGGGATTCTTGTGGTTTGTGTTTGCCACATCTGTGACACGCTGGCAGTCTGGAAGCAGCACGTTAAGCCCAGGACTGTGCTGGAGTGCCATGCAAGGGAAACCCACGTCTGTCCTGAGCTCCCTCTCATTTTCACTGGCATTAGCTCAGCCTCTGTAAAATGAGGTAAACGTTGCTGTTTCAGGGCTTTGTAAGGAGTTGCGGAGTCTGAAAGCATCTACAACACACTACAGACAGTTGGATCTGCTTCTGCATGTCATGGTTTGCCTAACAAAATCCTGTCCCTAAGCAGCTGCCATGGTGACATTTTAAATTTCACTGCTTTGTCCAGCATAACAGCTTATAAAACAGGAAGAAACCGTTCCTTGAATTCAATGTGATGCTGCAGGTCAAAAGGAGAATTTGCTGCTGAGAGGCCATGCttttacagctgcttctgctctccTGCTCTTCACAATCATGTacttccacaaaaaaaccccactgcaaCTGTCCATAGAATCATTTATAGattggaaaaggcctttgagatcGTCAAGTGCAAcctgttaacccaggactgccaagtccagcactaaaccatgtctctaagcaccACGTATATTTTTAACACCTTCAAGGATGGTGAGtctaccacttccctgggcagcctgttccaatgcttcatcaccctttcagtgaataagtttttcctaatatccaatctaaacctccctgggggtaacttgaggccatttcttcctgtctgttgcttgttacctgggagaaaagattgacccccacctgcctacagcctcctttgaGGTAGCTCCTGGGTGTAACTCCATCTACTACCACTCTTTGagctcagctgtccagccagctttttacccagcacagagcacacctgtccaagccatgagcagccagtttctccaggagaatgctgtgggaaatggtgtgaAAGgttttactaaggtccaggtagacaacatccacagcctttccctcatccgctaggcaggtcatcttgttgtAGAAGAAGATCAAGTTCGTCAAgtaggacctgcctttcacaaacccatcctggctgggcctgatccctcagttgtcctgcacatgctgtgtgatggtgctcaggatgagCTGCTCTATAGCCTTCCCtagcactgaggtcaggctgacaggcctgtagttccccagatcctccttcctgcccttcttgtaggtggATATCACAAGACTGGCTGAtgtccagtcttctgggacctccccagttagccaggactgttgataaatgatggagagcggcttggtgagctcctctgccagctccctcagtgtCCTCGGGCAGATCCCGTCTGGCCCCCTACACTTGTGCCCAtttaagtggagcagcaggtcactgaccgtttcctcctggactgtggggacttcattgtgctcctcctcatccccatCTTCCAGCTCAGGAGGCTGAGttcccagagggaagctggtcttaCTATTGAGgactgaggcacagaaagcgtgaagtacctcagccttttcctcgtCTTTTGTGGCAGTGTTCCCTGCTGCATCCAAAGCAGCCGGCCTGAGCTCTAGCTGGGCTTTCGCCTCTCTGATCTGcgccctgcataacctcacaacatccttaGAGTCCTCCAGAGGGGCCTGCCCCTTCCTCCAAAGGTGGCAGACTCTCCTTTctccctgagttccagccaaagccctgtccagccaGGCCAGCCGGCAGTGTCTTtgggcacatggggacagcctgctcctgtgcctttaagacttccctcttgaagaatgtccagcctgcctgggccccttggcccttcagaactatctcccaaggaactctgtcaaccaggctcttaaGCAGGCCAAAGCTGGCCCTCTGGAAGGCCAAGGTAGCGGTTCTGCAGAtccccctccttacttctctgagagcTGAAAACTCTTGTAATCTCGTGATCGCTATGCCCAAGATGTCCTCTGACCACTGCAccacccaccagtccttccccGTCTGTtaacagcaggtccagtggggcatctcccctgccGGCTCACTgcccagctgtgtcaggaagttatcttccacacgctccaggaacctcctaggctgtttcctctccgctgtgttgtatttccagcagacatctggtaggTTTAAATCCCCCACAAGAACAAGGGCCAGTGATCATGAGACTTCTTCCCTctgcttgtagaatgtttcatctACGTCTTCTTGACaaccacctttcttttcttcttagcaAAGCTGGTCATGATGCGTGGGGTTGACTGACTCTCCCTGGAGCTCCCCCTGTGTTCTTCCCTAGAACATAGCTGATGGCTTACTACATTTTATAATACCTTACACCTGGCTGTAAAGAGAGGAGAGGCCTCCAGAACATAAGTGAAATGTGCAgaataaacaggaaaacagaccagtatttcactgatttttttaattacactttGGTGGTTTAGATGTCCTGCTCCTCTGATACTTTGTTCTTCCTACTGTGGGAGCCTGAAATGCTACACAAGACATATATTCTGTGGGCTGCAAGAGGTGGCCTGTTAACATGTATTAAAGCTGTCTCCCTTTCCAGGATCCCATCCACAATTTGCTTTGGACAAGGTGCTACCCGAGGATTTAAAGGACCAAGGAAGAAAGTCTGAAGGTCAGTGCACCAGATTAGTGCAAGATGAGAAGGTgccagccactgctgcctgcaaatGTTAGTGATGGCACCATGGTCAAGCAGGGGTATTTGCAGTTGTGTGCGAGGGTCCCGCTCCATacagggaaagcagaagggggaaaacagggactgtgcagcagcagtttgGATACATCAGTACCATGggaggtgctttgctgcaggcCTTTGTGTCTCTGTACCACCTCCCTTTAGCAGCATTTCAGAGACAACTCATACTTATATTTCTCCTTCCTGAGACACAACATTATCTTTTCTGATCCCCTCTGAAATCAAACTACAAATAAATTTATCTGCCTTTGTGCTGTGAGGGTTTGTATCTCATCAGTGCCAGGACCACTCCGGGCAGCAGTGGCTTTCTAGATAGATGGTCACATCTTGCCTGATCTTGCAAATGTTAAATGCTGTTCTGAAACTCGAGGCAGCTGCAGACATTGCACAGGCTTTTGAAAAACTTGCAAGGGTTCACTGCCAAAAATGCAGCAGGGATAACACCAAGCAAAATAATACTGTCTTCCCTCTTCCTGCAGGAAGCCCTGCatccccccagcctcctcagcTGGACTGGTGGCAGGGTGTCATGCTTCCTTGCCAGCCCTGTTTGCACAAGGgagaatcaaaataaaattcagaggaAGAGCGGTGTACATTACAATAATTAAttctttaatttccttcattcattttcttacaGAGTTTTTAAAAGCTCGCAGCAAGGACAGCCCTTGGGATAGCCCACAGACGTGGGGCAGATTGAACTCCACATTAGTAACTGACAGAAAGAGTCTCAGACTGCAGTGGAGCACTGCACTGTGGAGGTGAGAGCAAatcagctgctggagctgagactatgcaggattatttttttttttttgtctttttggggaaaaaacattcaAGAAACTCCAAGACAAAATCTGCTGACTGTGTGGAAGCTGGAACCGctgacaaaaagagaaaagaaaacgGAAAACCAATGTCCTTAATTCTGACCCTTTCCTTCTCACTGAAGTCTTGTTCCATTCCCCTGTGCTTACTCTGAAACTCATGCAAAAGGTTTTCCTGGGCCAGGAAAAGCATGCTGGTGCCATGCAGCTGATTTCCACAGGGAGTTAAAGTGACTTCCAACTAGGTGaataaataaaggaattttTACATAATCGCTTCATCGAGAatttcagtgctgctctgaAGCCCAGGCAGAGTCAGATGTGAAGAATGAATTTCTCGTTACTCCAAATACCCCCAAAATCGAGTTGAGATGGAGATtcatctttcccttcctttttaaTCTCATCCTGCCAGGAGTAAAGATTGATGGGAAACACAGAGCCAGGCTCAGCATGCTGCCACCAGGTCTTTGGGTCCTATTGAATCATAACGCTTATAAAATTGTCCaccataaaggagaaaaaagaggtTGATGGAACAATATTTATTCAAGAAGCTTAGGATCtataattgctttttttcccttccccctctctgGGAAGAACAAGGGATAAAAAGGACTTTGAAAAATTCTTGTGAATAGGAGCAGGGAATGGTGCTTACAGAGATGGAGGAGATTTCCCTGGGagtttaaaatgctttgctcTGTTTAAAACTCGGCCAGCTTGTCTGGCCTTAATACTTGCTCCTCAGCCTGCGGAGAGAGCTGTCTCCAGCAGGAAAACCCGGATCACTTtgggaggagagcaggcagccccaggagagactggctggcagagcagggcacgGGGTGGGGTAGTGTCTGCTGCCAGGccagaggggcaggagcaggcttggagggagggaaggaaggagggatgaGGGAGGGATGGAAGGAGGGAGGACAAGAGGGAGGCCTaggtggggagagaggggagcagTCAGCTAGAGCGCAGAGCCACCCATGTACCCATGCCCTGTGCATGCGCACACACACGCCCTGCCCCATACCCATACTCCTGTGCAGACCTGTACACACACGCCAGTAACCACAGTCCTGTGCGCGCACACCGCCCACAGGCACCCCCACGGACACATGCAGACACCCCTGTACGCACGCACACCTCCCAGCAGGCACACCCCCTGCACACACTGCGGcctctccccaccaccacacacacaccttgcACCCCACAGGCACCCAGGCACGCACACCTCATACACCGCACCTCCACGCCTCTCCGAGCACATGCCCCCCGCACCTCCACACCTCTCTGTGCACAGCCCCCgccccagcaggctgctggtCCCACACAGACTGGCCATGGGACCAAGGAAGACCAGGCTGTGTCACCACCTTTGTAGCTGCCGCCCTGGTTCTCCTGCCCCATGCCTGCCAGTGGCTTCTCTCAGCAGGGACCAGCAATGATCAAAAATCACTTTTGAACACTGGAAGCCCCTcactgggctttttttccccccactggAAATTTGAGGCCGGCACCATGCCCTGGAGATGCCTGCAGGCTTTGGCCTGTGATGGTACAAAGatcacacagcagcagcccgGATCTGCTCTCCTTTACGTGTTTTGTGTCCAAAGTTCCTGCCAGGaaattccttccttctttttttccagactcCGTGTGTCTGGAGTGGCTGCCCttgctattaaaaacaaaataaaaattgcagttACACCCTCAAGGCTCATGGCTAGCTCTCTTCTGCGTTACCAACTTTTTCCCAGAGTCTATGGGCAAGTGTTTCCCACCTGGCCAGTGGCTTTCAAAAAATCCTTATTTCAAGCCGAAACTTGGAtttccctttggtttttttttttcccttgtgggGTTTGTTGTAAGTAAAATTTTCCAGCCCCCTGCTTTCTGTgcgggcaggagcaggcagttACCCAGCAGAGGCCGTCAGGACGACACATGCTGGTTGGACATACACAGATGGACACGCTGGCAAACCACCGCGTGCGAGCAAAGGCACACGTGGAACAGGACTCGAGcagcacacatgcacataccCCCTGGCACGACCCATGTGCATGTACACATGTGCACAGCAGATGCACACACGCAGCATGCACATGCATTTGCAGCCAAGCACATCCATGGCCCAAGATGCACATGAACATGACACATCTATGACATATACCTGCGCAtgccacatgcacacacatggaTGTGTGCAAACATGGGACACACAATACAAGCACAGTGAATGCACAGAAAAGCACGCTATGCACCTGCACCGAGCTTTGTGGTGCAACCAGGAGAACTTGCAGATTCAGGAAGAGGATGTAGCATCACTGAGCAGCCAGGAAGCCACAGGGGTGGCTTGAGCAGCCTGGGGCATCAAAGAAGTCACGAAGTTGGCAGGGgagcaggcgggggggggggggtggggtgtcgGGGGGGTGAGGGGTCGAGGGGCAGCCATGGCGCTGGATGGCGCTCCTCTGCTTTTGCCAGGTTTATTGAAGCCGATCCGTTTGCTGCGTCACTGCCGAGCAAACGccagtgccctggcagcccGGTGGGAGATGTGTGCCTGCACCCGCACGCAGCGGGCACTGCTGCGCcttcagcccctgcctgccttgccgGGACCACCCCCCTGTCCCGCCCGGGGGCCTCGGGGAGACCCATTCCTTGGAGAGGGCTTCGGCCCAGGCGTGCCGCTGCGGCCACCACCCCGTTGCAGTTTGATTTCAGAGAGCAAATACGGCTCTTCAGCTGCGACGAGTTGGAACAGACCGTGCTGCCGTATGGGCCAGGGCCCGGCTGCGCCCTGCGACGCCCCTGCCCACGGCtgggggccaggctgggtggTCCTGGCAGGCCCCTTCCAACGCCCCCGGCCACGTCCTGCCGCTGCACGCCCCGCCCGCGGGCCCGGCTGTGCCAACGCGCCTCGTTCTGTGCCGCAGCCGGACCCGGCGCCAGCTCCGAGGGGGCTTCTGGCGGCCCCGCTCTGCTCCCCGCCTGTCCCGGCGCGCGGCCAGGGCTGGCACGAGGCCGCTCGCTCCGTCGCCAAACCGGGACGGCCGAGCCGGGGCGCGGGGACGCCTGTCCCCGGGGGCACGGGGGGCGCGAACACCCGGGTGCGCGGGGACGCGCGTGCTCCGGTgcgcggggcaggggggcgcGTGCCCCCGTGCCCGGCGGCGTCACCCGCTGCCCCGCGCGGCGCCGGCCCCACCCAGTGCCGCGTGCCGGCCCCACCCAGTGCCGCGCGGGACGGGCGGAGCCGGCGGTGGCCGCAGCCGCCCGCGGGCAAAGTGCGGGGCGAGCGCCGGGCGGCCGCAGGGGCAGCTACGGAGCGGTACGGGGGgcccgggctgggctgggctgggcgcTGCGGGTCACGGGGGAGCTGTGGGCCCGGACACAGCCTGTGAGCAGGCACTGCGGGTGCGGACAGGCACTGCGGGTGCGGCTGGGACAGCGGGTGCGGGGTGCTGGCAAGGACTGCGGGCgcggggtgcaggcagggactgCAGGTGCAGCTGGGCACTGCAAGTGCAAggtgcaggcaggtgctcagcgCAGGCAGATGCAGGCAGCCACCCAGTGCAGGACACAGGCGGGCACTCTGGCCACAGGCAGATGCACacaggtgctgtgggtgctggcagaggcaggcaggagctgtgggtgcaggctgcaggcaggtgcccTGCATAAAGACATGCAGGCAGATACCATGAGCACAGGGTGGAGGCAGGCGCTTTGGGTGCAGGCAGGAACCAGCCAACACAGCTGCGGCCAATGTGGCTCCTCCGCCATCTCTCTGCCAGCTCTACGG
Proteins encoded in this region:
- the ZNF511 gene encoding zinc finger protein 511, translated to MLRLPAGLRRRLREGPPPPPAPPPPRAPPAPPAPPFAFAPRRLRLGAHHPVLEDGDVHRHLYLQGVLTSLAEVAERPKVSEFSCHISGCCQVFDTVEGYEHHYNTLHRNVCSFCKRSFPSGHLLDIHILEWHDSLFQIMAEKQNMYKCLVEGCAEKFKSSKDRKDHLVTVHLYPADFRFDRPKKVKSGPKHVSSPTKQGARVPVDVSMETSEQFQVDPMETGPSENMEIPQPAASPGPLVPEKRLYKSRIPSTICFGQGATRGFKGPRKKV
- the LOC129736764 gene encoding translation initiation factor IF-2-like; this translates as MALDGAPLLLPGLLKPIRLLRHCRANASALAARWEMCACTRTQRALLRLQPLPALPGPPPCPARGPRGDPFLGEGFGPGVPLRPPPRCSLISESKYGSSAATSWNRPCCRMGQGPAAPCDAPAHGWGPGWVVLAGPFQRPRPRPAAARPARGPGCANAPRSVPQPDPAPAPRGLLAAPLCSPPVPARGQGWHEAARSVAKPGRPSRGAGTPVPGGTGGANTRVRGDARAPVRGAGGRVPPCPAASPAAPRGAGPTQCRVPAPPSAARDGRSRRWPQPPAGKVRGERRAAAGAATERSTAMRLCSITILLGAALLLPASGGTQALSDTGQKDLAMEQDLAKEIIPGIQAVELLEEGEISEEVEPRIKVISRSVWARQGQAAPEEDRDHLYHPQDNAMEADVRVPPWMLSLEVQSGPEEDRDYIHHS